Proteins encoded within one genomic window of Nonomuraea gerenzanensis:
- a CDS encoding alpha/beta hydrolase family protein: MSAIVLAVLGIRWQLIPVLTGGAIAVTFAARPLLRRRAGRPARRARWWPALAGSAACLALILAGAVAAWALPRPVFPEPAGAYAVGTTVVQWTDPDRAETATSRTDDKRTVVVQLWYPAQPDPAARRAWYLGRTAQEARLVARGEADYLGLPSFILDEAARAHTRSVPDSPVATASGRFPVVLFSPGLGGVRTQSTAWAQELASRGYVVAALDHPYDSAVVTLTDGRTIRTRVASTGDQAEDDRRAAGWTAVRAADLSFALTQLGRLDRGEIPGLLTGRLDLGRAAATGHSLGGAAALQTARQDPRFAAVIDIDGFPRDPAPQPFDQPVLALTHDVKPGEEPDYISRLTRVLQLSTATSYRLTVPDSAHLTFTDAPLFLPPLPTLVGSLGRTAGPRITAAATVAFLDAALRGESSDLAADLSRYGHLTVL, encoded by the coding sequence ATGTCCGCGATCGTGCTGGCCGTGCTCGGGATCCGCTGGCAGCTCATACCCGTCCTGACGGGCGGGGCCATCGCGGTGACGTTCGCCGCTCGTCCCCTGCTGAGGCGGCGTGCCGGGCGGCCCGCACGGCGGGCCCGGTGGTGGCCGGCCCTGGCGGGGTCGGCGGCATGCCTGGCGCTGATCCTCGCGGGCGCGGTGGCGGCGTGGGCGCTGCCCCGGCCCGTGTTCCCCGAGCCGGCGGGCGCCTACGCCGTCGGCACCACCGTCGTGCAGTGGACCGATCCCGATCGAGCGGAAACCGCCACGTCCCGGACCGATGACAAGCGGACGGTCGTCGTCCAGCTCTGGTATCCCGCACAGCCCGATCCTGCCGCCCGGCGGGCGTGGTACCTGGGACGTACGGCACAGGAGGCACGGCTCGTGGCCCGCGGCGAGGCCGACTACCTCGGCCTGCCGAGCTTCATCCTGGACGAGGCGGCACGCGCCCACACGCGCTCCGTGCCTGACAGCCCGGTGGCGACGGCAAGCGGCCGTTTCCCCGTGGTCCTGTTCTCGCCCGGGCTCGGAGGCGTGCGCACCCAGAGCACCGCCTGGGCTCAGGAACTGGCCAGCCGCGGCTACGTCGTGGCGGCCCTCGACCACCCGTACGACTCGGCCGTCGTCACCCTCACCGACGGCCGGACGATCCGTACCCGCGTCGCGTCCACCGGCGACCAGGCGGAGGACGACAGGCGCGCGGCCGGATGGACAGCGGTCAGGGCCGCCGACCTCAGCTTCGCGCTCACCCAGCTCGGCCGCCTGGACCGCGGCGAGATCCCGGGCCTCCTGACCGGGCGGCTCGACCTCGGCCGGGCCGCGGCGACCGGCCACTCCCTCGGGGGCGCCGCCGCCCTGCAGACCGCCCGCCAGGACCCCCGGTTCGCAGCCGTCATCGACATCGACGGCTTCCCGCGAGATCCCGCACCGCAACCGTTCGACCAGCCCGTGCTCGCGCTCACCCACGACGTCAAGCCGGGCGAGGAGCCGGACTACATTTCTCGCCTCACGCGGGTGCTCCAGCTCAGCACAGCGACGAGCTACCGGCTCACCGTCCCCGATTCCGCGCACCTCACCTTCACCGACGCTCCGCTCTTCCTGCCGCCGCTGCCCACGCTCGTCGGCTCCCTAGGCCGGACCGCCGGGCCCCGGATCACCGCGGCGGCAACCGTCGCCTTCCTCGACGCCGCACTTCGCGGCGAATCCAGCGACCTGGCCGCAGACCTGTCCAGGTACGGCCACCTGACTGTCCTGTAG
- a CDS encoding GAF and ANTAR domain-containing protein: MGPTDDPVPSCEPARTGIGAGAGLDDGFLQELTAALLATSGIEAALNEMANAAARITPGAPMAGVTLRLGGRVRTVASSEVTALLVDELQYDNGTDGGPCLEAIDTGLVVQVDDLATEHRWGEYSALLLAHGLRSIYSHPLRAGEQVIGALNMYAPTTAETAFGPAARRAIARAAEHTGLLLHAVLQAARHAEITAQLREALAQRALIDQAIGILMGQRRCTADQAFALLRRAGQSGNRSLREVAADIIAAFTGGRSEPPPFTDPP; the protein is encoded by the coding sequence ATGGGTCCGACCGACGACCCCGTCCCGAGCTGCGAGCCGGCCCGGACCGGCATCGGCGCCGGCGCCGGGCTGGATGACGGCTTCCTGCAGGAACTCACGGCGGCGCTGCTGGCCACCAGCGGCATCGAGGCGGCCTTGAACGAGATGGCCAACGCCGCGGCGCGCATCACTCCCGGCGCGCCGATGGCCGGGGTGACGCTGCGGCTGGGCGGCCGGGTCCGCACGGTCGCCTCCTCCGAGGTGACCGCGTTGCTGGTCGATGAGCTCCAGTACGACAACGGCACCGACGGCGGCCCGTGCCTGGAGGCCATCGACACCGGCCTGGTGGTACAGGTGGACGATCTGGCCACCGAACACCGCTGGGGCGAGTACTCCGCCCTGCTGCTGGCCCACGGGCTGCGCAGCATCTACTCCCACCCGCTGCGGGCCGGTGAGCAGGTGATCGGGGCGCTGAACATGTACGCCCCCACCACGGCCGAGACCGCGTTCGGCCCGGCCGCCCGCCGGGCCATCGCCCGCGCGGCCGAGCACACCGGGCTGCTGCTGCACGCGGTGCTGCAGGCGGCCCGGCACGCGGAGATCACCGCCCAGCTGCGCGAGGCACTGGCCCAGCGTGCGCTCATCGATCAGGCCATCGGCATCCTCATGGGCCAGCGCCGCTGCACCGCCGATCAGGCGTTCGCCCTCCTGCGGCGCGCCGGCCAGAGCGGCAATCGCTCCCTGCGGGAGGTCGCCGCCGACATCATCGCCGCCTTCACCGGTGGGCGGTCGGAGCCGCCCCCTTTCACCGATCCACCCTGA
- a CDS encoding WD40 repeat domain-containing serine/threonine-protein kinase: protein MVQAPFAQSHAQQFGGYWLGRQLGAGGQGVVYEAYDGTGRRVAVKLLRPDRDVDARTRARFAKEVAATRKVAPFCTARVIAAEPDAPQPYLVSEYVDGPSLQRAVTELGPFGPIELHSLATGVATALTAIHRAGVVHRDLKPANVVLGPDGPRVIDFGIAKFEGSTLTDAGVVPIGTPAYLSPERVRGEPAGRPADVWAWGAVVLFAASGAPPFAAETAAATYQLILTRQPDLFPLDGTLLRLVAAAMSADPRERPRAQDLLEVLTGGAGDLLVAGSQAARAARRPADLPATPGERTLGDLAEEAYRRYDPQDQALLPGLFLRLVLPGGTPETMLRRARLTDLLDGSVAPERAGHVLAGLVRGGLVRNEGGDVALASAALIPAWPRLREWIDEEGEGLGLHARLSGAAQRWQASGRDPAELYRGAELRAALDRPSGSSDRLVLNQLERAFLDASATYLRAQDRRRRQVTAVVFVLAATVLATASILVAQTRSEGANQLRSSARRTAETAQRLRASEPIKAMLLSVAAWRLAPGDPRVYAQLRSSLAQRELDVFRPPTKPGDARHALGANGKTLAVVNAGTATLYDLATHRALHVVGGVGDEVRSIALRPDGRVLAVSGDRDITLWNLASGRRIGRAFGSGAEQLAFDAGGDVLIARTAGDAWQTWSLTRAGTPSLIRRVTQATELQVARDARTSVEVSPTRRYLLRDRRGSSPAPGGLDQATGLTAAFSPDGKVMAVGDGLDARLWNVARARWSRVVLHGANPLTMSFNADGRYLATWDGTAVSVWSRTGTRVLNHPLPALTGEPRFGPGDRTLVCLLSDGTAVVLDLAGLTRSDATMTPGAAAAAFDGRAERVAVQGARATELFRTRTRAAELRLSRAGVPGAVLAFSSDGVYLAMTTPDQPEVAIWNTARRRLERTLTIDAPQVAGLAFRPGGTTLAIAPLGESWGDLQLWDAKRGVHLETIAHPGGDGMAFDSAGTALVVNGGDNSGVIGLSPRRLRPRPFGPDSDGVLGVAYSPGNAMIATGRTAHGVDLWNATDLSLIRRLAATDAIFDQFQVLAFSPDGRTLAAGGFAGRIWLWNVSDGALLGEPVPQHAGHILALAFTPDGGTLYSLGEDGALRTHPITASGLATEVCARARASLSPGEWSRYIEDQPPRRVC, encoded by the coding sequence ATGGTTCAGGCACCGTTCGCTCAGTCACATGCTCAGCAGTTCGGGGGTTACTGGCTCGGCAGGCAGCTGGGTGCCGGTGGCCAAGGCGTCGTCTACGAGGCTTACGACGGGACCGGCCGGCGGGTGGCCGTCAAGCTGCTGCGTCCGGATCGCGACGTGGACGCGCGGACGCGCGCGCGATTCGCCAAGGAGGTCGCGGCCACGCGCAAGGTGGCTCCGTTCTGCACCGCGCGGGTCATCGCCGCCGAGCCGGACGCGCCGCAGCCGTACCTGGTGAGCGAGTACGTCGACGGCCCCAGCCTGCAGCGCGCCGTCACCGAGCTCGGCCCCTTCGGCCCGATCGAGTTGCACAGCCTGGCCACGGGGGTCGCCACCGCGCTGACGGCCATCCACCGGGCCGGAGTCGTGCACCGCGATCTCAAGCCCGCGAACGTCGTCCTGGGACCCGACGGCCCCAGAGTGATCGACTTCGGTATCGCCAAGTTCGAGGGCTCCACCCTCACCGACGCGGGCGTGGTTCCCATCGGCACACCTGCCTACCTGTCGCCCGAACGCGTGCGCGGTGAGCCCGCAGGCCGTCCGGCCGACGTGTGGGCGTGGGGGGCGGTGGTGCTGTTCGCGGCTTCCGGCGCGCCTCCGTTCGCGGCCGAGACCGCCGCCGCCACCTACCAGCTGATCCTCACGCGGCAGCCGGACCTGTTCCCGCTCGACGGCACGCTGCTGCGCCTGGTGGCGGCGGCGATGTCCGCCGATCCCCGCGAACGGCCGCGCGCCCAGGACCTGCTGGAGGTCCTGACAGGCGGCGCGGGCGACCTCCTCGTCGCCGGGAGCCAGGCCGCGCGGGCGGCGCGGCGACCGGCGGACCTGCCCGCCACCCCCGGCGAGCGTACGCTCGGCGACCTGGCCGAAGAGGCGTACCGGAGATACGACCCGCAGGACCAGGCCCTCCTGCCCGGACTGTTCCTGCGCTTGGTGCTGCCGGGAGGCACTCCGGAGACGATGCTGCGCCGGGCCCGCCTGACCGACCTGCTCGACGGCTCCGTCGCGCCGGAGCGTGCGGGTCACGTGCTCGCCGGCCTGGTCCGCGGCGGCCTCGTTCGCAACGAGGGCGGCGACGTGGCGTTGGCCAGTGCCGCGCTCATCCCGGCCTGGCCGAGGCTGCGCGAGTGGATCGACGAGGAGGGCGAGGGGCTGGGGCTGCACGCTCGCCTGAGCGGCGCGGCCCAGCGCTGGCAGGCGAGCGGCCGCGACCCAGCGGAGCTGTACCGGGGCGCGGAGCTGCGGGCCGCGCTGGACCGGCCCTCCGGCAGCAGCGACCGTCTCGTCCTCAACCAGCTGGAACGCGCGTTCCTCGACGCCTCCGCCACCTATCTGCGGGCGCAGGACCGTCGCCGCCGGCAGGTCACGGCCGTGGTCTTCGTGCTCGCCGCCACCGTGCTCGCCACCGCCTCGATCCTGGTGGCGCAGACCAGGAGCGAAGGGGCGAACCAGCTGCGGAGCTCGGCCCGGCGTACCGCGGAAACGGCCCAGCGCCTGCGGGCGAGCGAACCCATCAAGGCGATGCTGCTGAGCGTCGCCGCCTGGCGGCTCGCGCCCGGCGATCCCCGGGTGTACGCGCAGTTGCGCAGCTCGCTGGCGCAGCGTGAGCTGGATGTGTTCCGGCCGCCCACCAAGCCGGGCGACGCCCGGCACGCCCTCGGCGCGAACGGGAAGACGCTGGCCGTGGTCAACGCGGGCACGGCGACTCTCTACGACCTGGCCACGCACCGCGCGCTGCATGTCGTCGGGGGTGTCGGGGACGAGGTGCGGTCCATCGCGCTGCGTCCGGACGGGCGGGTCCTGGCGGTGAGCGGCGACCGGGACATCACCCTGTGGAACCTCGCCTCCGGCCGGCGGATCGGGCGCGCGTTCGGATCGGGCGCCGAGCAACTCGCCTTCGACGCGGGCGGTGACGTCCTCATCGCCCGGACCGCCGGCGACGCGTGGCAGACCTGGTCGCTCACCCGCGCCGGGACGCCCTCCCTGATCCGGCGCGTCACCCAGGCGACCGAGCTCCAGGTGGCTCGTGACGCCCGTACCAGCGTCGAGGTGTCACCCACCCGGCGGTACCTGCTGCGCGACCGGCGCGGATCATCGCCGGCCCCGGGCGGTCTCGACCAGGCCACGGGGCTGACGGCCGCCTTCAGCCCCGACGGCAAGGTCATGGCGGTCGGGGACGGCCTGGACGCGCGGCTGTGGAACGTGGCACGGGCCCGCTGGTCGCGCGTGGTGCTGCACGGCGCCAACCCCTTGACCATGTCCTTCAACGCCGATGGACGTTATCTCGCCACCTGGGACGGCACAGCCGTCAGCGTGTGGTCCCGTACGGGCACCCGGGTGCTGAACCATCCGCTCCCGGCTCTGACCGGTGAGCCCCGCTTCGGGCCCGGGGATCGCACTCTCGTCTGCCTGCTGTCGGACGGCACCGCGGTCGTGCTCGACCTGGCCGGCCTGACCCGTTCCGATGCCACCATGACGCCGGGAGCCGCGGCGGCCGCGTTCGACGGCCGGGCCGAGCGCGTGGCGGTCCAGGGGGCGCGCGCCACCGAACTGTTCCGGACCCGCACACGCGCCGCGGAGCTGCGGCTGAGCCGCGCCGGCGTCCCCGGGGCCGTGCTGGCTTTCAGCTCGGACGGCGTCTACCTGGCCATGACCACGCCCGACCAGCCCGAGGTGGCCATCTGGAACACGGCCCGGCGACGGCTGGAACGGACGCTGACCATCGACGCGCCGCAGGTCGCCGGTCTGGCGTTCCGGCCGGGCGGCACCACTCTGGCGATCGCTCCCCTGGGAGAGTCCTGGGGGGACCTGCAGCTCTGGGACGCCAAGCGGGGAGTCCACCTCGAAACGATCGCGCACCCCGGCGGTGACGGCATGGCATTCGACTCCGCCGGCACCGCGCTGGTCGTCAACGGCGGCGACAACAGCGGAGTGATCGGGCTCTCCCCTCGCCGGCTCCGTCCCCGGCCCTTCGGCCCGGACTCCGACGGGGTGCTGGGGGTGGCGTACAGCCCGGGCAACGCGATGATCGCCACCGGCCGCACCGCGCACGGCGTCGACCTGTGGAACGCCACCGATCTGAGCCTCATCCGGCGGCTCGCCGCCACCGACGCGATCTTCGACCAGTTCCAGGTTCTCGCCTTCAGCCCCGACGGCCGCACGCTGGCGGCAGGCGGCTTCGCGGGCCGGATCTGGCTGTGGAACGTCTCCGACGGCGCACTGCTCGGAGAGCCGGTCCCGCAGCACGCCGGCCACATCCTGGCCCTGGCCTTCACCCCCGATGGGGGCACCCTCTACAGCCTGGGGGAGGACGGCGCCCTGCGCACGCACCCCATCACCGCTTCCGGCCTGGCCACCGAGGTCTGCGCCCGCGCCCGCGCCAGCCTGTCGCCCGGGGAATGGAGCCGCTACATCGAAGATCAGCCCCCGCGGAGGGTCTGCTGA
- a CDS encoding GNAT family N-acetyltransferase: MAAWQLGLGVFDHGQPLGMVTLRARDFLVVREVTTSSWLGIEHQGKGYGTEARVGLLTLAFDHLDARAARTEVFQDNHASQGVSRKLGYEHDGVSVDARGDEALMSDRLQLTRQKCAQQDRHPVRVDGMASCRPMFGL, from the coding sequence GTGGCAGCGTGGCAACTCGGCCTCGGGGTCTTCGACCATGGCCAACCGCTTGGCATGGTCACGCTTCGAGCACGCGATTTCCTCGTCGTCCGGGAGGTCACCACGTCCTCGTGGCTGGGCATCGAACACCAAGGCAAGGGCTACGGAACCGAGGCTCGGGTCGGCCTGCTCACCCTGGCCTTCGACCACCTCGACGCACGCGCTGCGCGTACCGAGGTGTTCCAGGACAACCACGCCTCTCAGGGCGTGTCCCGCAAGCTCGGCTACGAGCACGACGGCGTCTCGGTGGACGCCCGCGGTGACGAGGCCCTCATGTCCGATCGTCTACAGCTCACCAGGCAGAAGTGTGCTCAGCAGGACCGGCACCCCGTAAGGGTCGACGGGATGGCATCGTGTCGTCCGATGTTCGGCCTCTGA
- a CDS encoding TIGR01777 family oxidoreductase: MKIVIPGGTGQVGTILDRTLTAAGHDVVILTRRPAREGHVHWDAATLGPWVKEIDGCDVVINLAGRSVNCRYTPANLRAMMDSRVRSTRVVGQAVAAAACPPRVWLQMSTATVYAHRFDVPHDEATGVIGGGEPGVPGYWACSVEIAQAWEQALEEADTPHTRKVSLRAAMVMSPDRGGVFEVLLRLVRLGLGGAVGGGAQYVSWIHDQDFVRAVEFLIGREDLDGPVNLAAPAPLPQRVFMRALRRARGVPVGLPATRWMAEVGAFVLRSDTELLLKSRRVVPGRLLGAGFTFGHPEWPGAAADLVRRSGREQETRGL, from the coding sequence ATGAAAATCGTGATACCCGGAGGAACCGGGCAGGTTGGCACCATCCTCGATCGCACCCTGACAGCCGCGGGCCATGACGTCGTCATCCTGACCAGGCGGCCCGCGCGTGAGGGCCACGTCCACTGGGACGCCGCGACCCTGGGCCCGTGGGTCAAGGAGATCGACGGCTGCGACGTCGTGATCAACCTCGCGGGCCGCAGCGTCAACTGCCGCTACACGCCGGCGAACCTGCGCGCCATGATGGACTCACGGGTTCGCTCCACCCGCGTGGTCGGCCAGGCCGTCGCGGCGGCTGCGTGCCCTCCCCGCGTCTGGCTGCAGATGAGCACGGCCACCGTCTACGCGCACCGTTTCGACGTCCCCCATGACGAGGCGACGGGCGTGATCGGCGGTGGCGAGCCCGGCGTGCCGGGTTACTGGGCCTGCAGCGTGGAGATCGCGCAGGCGTGGGAGCAGGCGCTGGAGGAGGCCGATACGCCGCACACGCGCAAGGTGAGCCTGCGGGCCGCCATGGTGATGAGCCCGGATCGGGGCGGCGTGTTCGAGGTGTTGCTGCGGCTGGTGCGCCTGGGGCTGGGCGGCGCGGTCGGTGGTGGTGCGCAGTACGTGTCGTGGATCCACGATCAGGACTTCGTCCGGGCGGTGGAGTTCCTCATCGGGCGGGAGGACCTCGACGGGCCGGTCAATCTCGCCGCGCCGGCTCCCTTGCCGCAGCGTGTGTTCATGCGGGCGCTGCGGCGCGCGCGGGGAGTTCCGGTCGGGTTGCCCGCCACGAGGTGGATGGCCGAGGTGGGGGCGTTCGTGCTGCGCTCGGACACGGAGCTGCTGCTGAAAAGCCGCAGGGTCGTGCCCGGCCGGCTGCTCGGCGCGGGTTTCACCTTCGGCCACCCGGAGTGGCCAGGGGCGGCCGCCGACCTTGTCCGGCGGTCAGGTCGTGAACAGGAGACGCGGGGCCTGTAG
- a CDS encoding winged helix-turn-helix transcriptional regulator has translation MTPPRSSTPAGQRRDVTPLAPEGADGREPEDEVCRQVLQILALIGDKWSILVIGQLRDRTLRFSELHRAVTGISQRMLTLTLRQLERDGLLTRTVHPSVPPRVDYALTPLGATLLDSVAALAEWATTHRQEINSNRRHYDATHSPRTQP, from the coding sequence TTGACACCCCCCAGGAGCAGCACCCCGGCCGGGCAGCGCCGCGACGTCACGCCACTGGCGCCAGAAGGCGCGGACGGCCGCGAGCCGGAGGATGAGGTATGCCGGCAGGTGCTGCAGATCCTCGCCCTGATCGGCGACAAGTGGAGCATCCTGGTCATCGGGCAGCTCCGCGACCGAACCCTGCGCTTCAGCGAACTGCACCGCGCGGTCACGGGGATCTCGCAGCGCATGCTCACCCTGACCCTGCGGCAACTTGAGCGTGATGGCCTCCTCACCCGGACCGTGCACCCCAGCGTTCCCCCGCGCGTCGACTACGCGCTCACCCCGCTTGGCGCAACACTGCTGGACTCTGTCGCCGCGCTCGCCGAATGGGCCACCACACACCGACAAGAAATCAACAGCAACCGACGCCACTACGACGCCACCCACTCACCACGAACACAGCCCTGA
- a CDS encoding SDR family NAD(P)-dependent oxidoreductase: MAKTLVIVGAGPGLGMGVARAFGRHGFQVGLIARSKDALDALVGDLAGLGVTAAAFPADIRDRNALADALTRAGEALGPVDVLEYSPSPTGPITRAAQTTVTSAAAQFELHVLGAVTAVGQVLPQMLARGEGTLLLTTGVSSTIAAPFLANVGLAMAGLRNWAHALHAELRPQGIHAATVTIASGVIPGDEVADPDAIGARYYSLYQQRDRAEEVIGNLEAFRALVAERADGHG, from the coding sequence GTGGCGAAGACGCTCGTCATCGTCGGTGCCGGCCCGGGGCTGGGGATGGGTGTGGCCCGGGCTTTCGGCAGGCACGGTTTCCAGGTGGGGCTGATCGCCCGCAGCAAGGACGCCCTGGACGCCTTGGTGGGTGATCTGGCCGGTCTGGGCGTCACAGCTGCGGCTTTTCCCGCCGATATCCGAGATCGTAACGCGCTGGCCGATGCCCTCACCAGGGCCGGGGAGGCGCTGGGACCGGTTGATGTCCTGGAGTACAGCCCCAGCCCGACCGGGCCGATCACCCGCGCCGCACAGACCACGGTGACATCCGCCGCCGCCCAGTTCGAGCTGCATGTGCTGGGCGCGGTGACGGCCGTGGGACAGGTGCTACCGCAGATGCTCGCCCGGGGTGAGGGGACACTGCTGCTGACCACCGGTGTGTCCTCCACCATTGCCGCGCCATTCCTGGCCAACGTGGGGCTGGCCATGGCCGGCTTGCGCAACTGGGCGCACGCGCTGCACGCCGAACTCCGCCCCCAGGGGATTCACGCGGCAACGGTGACGATCGCCTCCGGCGTCATCCCGGGCGACGAGGTGGCCGACCCTGATGCCATCGGTGCCCGCTACTACAGCCTGTACCAGCAGCGAGACCGTGCGGAAGAGGTCATCGGTAACCTTGAGGCGTTCCGCGCCCTGGTCGCTGAGCGGGCCGACGGGCACGGCTGA